From the genome of Ictalurus furcatus strain D&B chromosome 4, Billie_1.0, whole genome shotgun sequence, one region includes:
- the lrrc4.2 gene encoding leucine-rich repeat-containing protein 4.2 has protein sequence MRHIMSLLWQVTVHWNAALLCAVYLMVRAWSVCATPTGPQNCPAVCSCSNQFSKVVCTRRGLVRVPPGIPTNTRHLNLMENSIEVIHADTFRHLHHLEVLQLGRNSIRQIEVGAFNGLTNLNTLELFDNRLTVIPSGAFEYLSKLRELWLRNNPIESIPSYAFNRVPSLMRLDLGELKKLQYISEGAFEGLYNLKYLNLGMCNLREMPVLSPLVGLEELEMSENYFPDIKPGSFRGLKSLKKLWIMNSKITTMERNAFDDVTALVELNLAHNNLSSLPHDLFAPLSYLVELHLHHNPWRCDCDVVWLAWWLREYIPTNSTCCGRCHSPAHLRGRYLVEVDQTTFQCSAPFILDAPRDLNISAERVAEFRCRTAPMSSVRWLLPNGTVLTHGSNHPRIYVLNDGTLNFSNVLPSDTGVYTCMVTNMAGNSNASAYLNVSAAELNTSEHLSYFTTVTVEIVESISEEVIKPKTVTASPSVFQPVFISTPTVLLQTPRQVSVPTIRGTVRPPASLDEVMKTTKIIIGCFVAVTLLAAIMLIAFYKLRKRHQQRSTVAAARTIEIIQMEENVPPTTPGTTIPGEGGMVLPSLRDRNNTYKSSYSTYKPAHSAPWTENSISNSLHRPRPTPISTIPEPYLIKTHTKEKVQETQI, from the coding sequence ATGCGCCACATCATGAGTCTCTTGTGGCAGGTAACTGTGCACTGGAACGCAGCCCTGCTCTGTGCAGTCTACCTCATGGTGCGAGCATGGAGTGTATGCGCCACCCCCACCGGACCGCAGAACTGCCCAGCTGTATGCTCCTGCAGTAACCAGTTCAGCAAGGTGGTGTGTACCAGGCGTGGCCTAGTCCGAGTGCCGCCTGGCATCCCCACTAATACACGCCACCTCAACCTCATGGAGAACAGCATTGAGGTAATCCATGCTGACACATTTCGACACCTCCACCATCTGGAAGTGCTGCAGCTTGGCAGGAACTCCATCCGGCAGATTGAGGTGGGGGCCTTCAATGGTCTCACCAATCTTAACACCCTGGAGCTCTTTGACAACCGGTTGACTGTAATCCCTAGTGGCGCTTTTGAGTACTTGTCTAAGCTGCGGGAATTATGGCTCAGGAACAACCCTATTGAAAGCATACCGTCTTATGCATTCAACCGTGTCCCCTCCCTCATGCGACTGGATTTAGGAGAACTGAAAAAACTGCAGTATATCTCTGAGGGTGCTTTCGAAGGATTATACAACTTGAAATACCTAAACCTCGGAATGTGTAATCTGCGGGAGATGCCTGTCCTCTCCCCATTGGTGGGGCTGGAGGAACTAGAGATGTCAGAAAACTACTTTCCGGACATAAAACCTGGATCCTTTAGGGGTCTGAAATCTCTGAAAAAGCTCTGGATTATGAACTCCAAAATCACTACCATGGAGAGAAATGcatttgatgatgtcacagccTTGGTTGAACTCAACCTGGCCCATAATAATCTTAGCTCTTTGCCCCATGACCTTTTTGCACCCTTGAGTTACCTGGTAGAGCTGCACTTGCACCATAACCCATGGCGGTGTGACTGTGATGTGGTGTGgctggcttggtggttaagagAGTACATACCTACAAACTCCACATGTTGTGGCCGTTGCCATAGCCCTGCCCATCTGCGAGGACGCTACCTAGTGGAGGTAGACCAGACTACGTTTCAGTGCTCTGCTCCTTTCATCCTAGATGCTCCACGGGACCTTAACATATCTGCAGAGCGAGTGGCTGAGTTCAGGTGTCGCACAGCTCCCATGTCATCTGTCAGATGGCTCCTACCCAATGGAACAGTTCTGACCCATGGCTCCAATCATCCAAGGATATACGTTCTCAATGATGGAACTCTAAATTTCTCCAATGTTCTGCCATCTGACACAGGTGTGTACACCTGCATGGTGACAAACATGGCTGGAAATTCCAATGCATCAGCTTACCTGAATGTGAGCGCAGCAGAGCTTAACACCTCTGAGCACCTAAGCTATTTTACCACAGTCACTGTGGAAATAGTGGAGTCGATATCAGAGGAGGTGATTAAACCGAAGACGGTCACGGCCTCACCCTCCGTCTTCCAGCCTGTGTTTATCTCAACTCCAACTGTCCTACTGCAGACACCAAGACAGGTTAGTGTGCCAACTATCCGAGGAACTGTGCGCCCACCTGCCAGCTTAGATGAAGTGATGAAGACTACAAAGATCATCATTGGCTGCTTTGTTGCAGTCACACTGCTTGCTGCGATCATGCTAATTGCGTTCTACAAGCTCCGTAAACGACACCAACAGAGGAGCACGGTGGCAGCTGCCAGGACTATAGAGATCATTCAGATGGAGGAGAATGTTCCTCCTACCACACCAGGAACAACTATACCAGGAGAGGGTGGGATGGTGCTACCAAGTCTGAGAGATCGTAACAACACCTACAAATCCAGCTACAGCACCTACAAACCAGCACACTCTGCTCCCTGGACAGAGAACAGCATTAGCAATTCTCTACATCGCCCACGGCCCACACCCATCAGCACCATCCCGGAACCCTACTTGATTAAAACTCACACCAAGGAGAAGGTACAGGAAACCCAGATCTAA